The Verrucomicrobium spinosum DSM 4136 = JCM 18804 genome includes a region encoding these proteins:
- a CDS encoding SRPBCC family protein: protein MEHTLDYELKLPAPREQVFAFFSDATNLEKITPPELKFHIISPLPLEIKEGALIDYKLAIFGMSFHWTTLISAWDPPNHFVDTQLKGPYALWEHTHTFEELPDGGTLARDHVVYKLPLTPLGDVAFPLVKMQLTRIFAYRQEKLVEEFGRWE, encoded by the coding sequence ATGGAACACACTCTGGACTATGAACTCAAACTCCCTGCTCCGCGGGAACAGGTGTTTGCCTTCTTCTCCGACGCCACCAACCTGGAAAAGATTACCCCCCCGGAACTCAAATTCCACATCATCTCCCCTCTTCCGCTGGAGATCAAGGAAGGTGCTCTCATCGACTATAAGCTGGCAATCTTTGGCATGTCCTTTCACTGGACCACCCTCATCTCCGCATGGGATCCGCCAAACCACTTCGTGGACACCCAACTGAAGGGACCGTACGCCTTGTGGGAGCACACTCACACTTTTGAAGAACTTCCAGATGGTGGCACGCTCGCACGCGACCATGTGGTGTACAAACTTCCGCTGACACCGCTTGGAGACGTGGCTTTCCCCCTCGTGAAAATGCAACTCACGAGGATATTCGCGTATCGTCAGGAGAAGCTGGTGGAAGAGTTCGGCCGGTGGGAATGA
- a CDS encoding HNH endonuclease yields MRHQRQLTPYELLKFFADGAHWRRLFSKVSTIETAPQWRHLYETYLDSQAWCEVRQQRLALDQHRCVCCGSTGEAGRYLEVHHQDYQKVGGEDVAEDVRTLCRHCFHGDKGRLDFLARLRGPRPWDEICRLGYDSIMETVRTRRDLAAASAPAAMVA; encoded by the coding sequence ATGCGCCACCAACGACAATTGACTCCCTACGAGCTCTTGAAGTTCTTCGCCGACGGCGCGCACTGGCGCCGCCTGTTCTCCAAGGTCAGCACCATCGAGACCGCGCCGCAGTGGCGGCACTTGTACGAGACCTACCTGGACTCGCAAGCCTGGTGCGAAGTGCGTCAGCAGCGGTTGGCCTTGGATCAGCATCGCTGTGTGTGCTGCGGCTCCACCGGGGAGGCGGGCCGGTATCTTGAGGTGCACCACCAAGACTACCAGAAGGTGGGGGGAGAGGATGTGGCCGAAGATGTGCGCACCCTGTGCCGCCACTGCTTTCACGGAGACAAGGGACGCCTCGATTTTCTCGCCCGCCTGCGTGGTCCCCGGCCCTGGGATGAAATTTGCCGTCTGGGTTATGACAGCATCATGGAGACGGTCCGCACTCGTCGCGATCTTGCGGCCGCTTCAGCACCCGCTGCCATGGTCGCCTAG
- a CDS encoding MFS transporter → MESTCNEDMPSPTLRTAETTVYAVLFAISFSHLLNDTIQALLVSIYPLLKESYHLTFSQLGMITFAFQVTASLLQPLVGWYTDKRSLPFSLPIGMGLTLCGLVALSMAGSFASILGSAALVGMGSAIFHPEASRIAHMAAGRRRGLAQSLFQVGGNAGSSIGPLLAALIIVPHGQGSIAWFSVVAFLGVAVLWNVGLWQARNLHRVHRKSAKSLESAHAALPTSTVVWSLTILGALIFSKYFYLASMTSYYTFYLMDRFHLPVQSAQIYLFVFLFAVAAGTILGGPVGDRFGRKRVIWASILGVAPFTLWLPHAGLYTTAVLSVVIGLVLSSAFSAILVYAQELVPGKVGMISGLFFGFAFGMGGIGSALLGNLADHTSINYVYQVCAYLPLIGLLTAFLPDVGGQKR, encoded by the coding sequence ATGGAATCCACCTGCAATGAAGACATGCCGTCGCCTACCCTGCGAACGGCGGAAACGACCGTGTATGCTGTGCTGTTCGCCATCAGCTTTTCCCACCTGCTGAACGACACCATCCAGGCGCTCCTCGTCTCCATCTACCCCCTGCTGAAAGAGTCGTATCACCTCACCTTCAGCCAGCTCGGGATGATCACCTTTGCTTTCCAGGTCACGGCATCCCTGTTGCAGCCCCTGGTGGGCTGGTACACCGACAAGCGCAGCCTGCCGTTCTCATTGCCCATCGGCATGGGGCTGACCCTGTGCGGTCTGGTGGCCCTCTCCATGGCCGGCAGTTTTGCCTCCATTCTGGGCTCCGCCGCGTTGGTGGGCATGGGTTCTGCCATCTTCCACCCTGAAGCCTCCCGGATTGCTCATATGGCAGCGGGACGTCGCCGCGGCCTCGCGCAATCCCTGTTCCAAGTGGGTGGGAACGCTGGCAGCTCCATTGGACCCTTGCTGGCCGCCTTGATCATTGTGCCGCACGGTCAGGGCTCCATCGCCTGGTTCTCTGTGGTGGCATTTCTGGGAGTGGCCGTGTTGTGGAACGTGGGCCTGTGGCAGGCCCGCAATCTGCATCGGGTACACCGCAAGTCCGCGAAATCTCTGGAATCAGCTCATGCGGCGCTTCCCACCTCCACCGTGGTGTGGTCGCTGACGATTCTGGGAGCGTTGATCTTCTCGAAGTACTTCTACCTGGCCAGCATGACCAGCTATTACACCTTCTACTTGATGGACCGCTTCCATCTGCCGGTGCAGAGCGCACAGATCTACCTGTTCGTGTTCCTGTTCGCCGTGGCAGCCGGGACGATCCTGGGTGGCCCGGTGGGTGACCGCTTCGGTCGCAAGCGTGTGATCTGGGCCTCCATTCTGGGCGTGGCTCCCTTCACTCTCTGGCTGCCGCATGCCGGATTGTACACGACCGCTGTGTTGAGCGTGGTCATCGGGCTGGTGCTGTCCTCCGCCTTCTCCGCCATTCTGGTGTATGCCCAGGAACTGGTGCCGGGCAAGGTGGGCATGATCTCCGGCCTCTTCTTCGGCTTCGCCTTTGGGATGGGCGGCATTGGCTCTGCCCTGCTGGGCAATTTGGCTGACCACACCAGCATCAATTATGTGTATCAAGTGTGCGCCTATCTGCCGCTGATCGGCCTGCTGACGGCATTCCTGCCGGACGTGGGAGGTCAAAAGAGATAG
- a CDS encoding RNA polymerase sigma factor produces the protein MKTIPFPTTSSTQLALLDDESLMALITDEQNQKALEILYQRHRPVLRGVIGRVVGVDADVDDVLQDVFIQVWKQSATFSAKKGQLLGWLITIARRRALDRVRQLTSYQKATNRYEESIKPEVEHAEDSTVDREVRHNELTELFDHLIADLPKEQGVAVQLTFFSGLSQREIAARLSLPLGTVKTRIELAVRKLGRSNLCREAA, from the coding sequence ATGAAAACCATCCCGTTCCCCACAACCTCCTCCACCCAACTCGCACTTCTTGACGATGAATCGCTGATGGCGTTGATCACCGACGAGCAAAATCAGAAGGCGCTGGAAATCCTCTATCAGCGTCACCGCCCCGTTCTCCGCGGCGTGATCGGTCGCGTAGTAGGCGTGGATGCTGACGTGGACGATGTCCTCCAGGATGTTTTCATTCAGGTTTGGAAGCAGTCCGCCACCTTCTCCGCCAAGAAAGGCCAACTGCTGGGCTGGCTCATCACCATCGCCCGCCGCCGTGCGCTGGACCGTGTACGCCAGCTCACCTCCTACCAGAAAGCCACCAACCGGTACGAGGAGTCCATCAAGCCGGAAGTGGAGCACGCAGAAGATTCCACCGTGGATCGCGAAGTGCGCCACAACGAACTGACGGAACTGTTCGATCATCTCATCGCCGACCTTCCCAAGGAACAAGGAGTCGCGGTGCAGCTCACTTTCTTTAGCGGACTGAGCCAGCGTGAAATCGCCGCCCGGCTGTCTTTGCCCTTGGGTACTGTGAAGACACGGATTGAACTGGCGGTGCGGAAACTGGGCCGTTCCAACCTGTGTCGCGAAGCCGCTTAA
- the mqo gene encoding malate dehydrogenase (quinone), whose protein sequence is MKYDSHIEHPDVILIGSGIMSANLGAMLKRLEPKLSIQVYEATEELAQESSHGWNNAGTGHAGICELSYTPKRDADGSVNVQKLIEIFAQFEQSKQFWSNAVASGMISGPKEFINPVPHLSFVHGQEMVDFLRDRYEGMAAHHFFRGIEYSTDRETIARWAPLLMDGRGSEPVAATKMDNGTDVNFGAIARKLLNWLGAQDRCGIASNHRVTDMKRGASGWTLEIKDLATGRVRTNDARFVFVGAGGGSLPLLQKSGIAEAKGLGGFPIGGQWLICENPEVVRRHQAKVYGQPLDAAPTMAVPHLDTRMLDGKKTLLFGPFAAWTTKFLHKKGSRLDLPGSIRPDNLFTLMNVGLHNLSLVKYLVQQGTQSMQDRLDVLHVFYPAAREQDWKLIDAGIRVQAIKKTDGKAGIVHYGTEVITSDDLSLSALLGASPGASVSVNIVLEVVKKCFPHLLDTPEGSRRMSELIPTWHLDVRKPELAGRFHEIRREVDGTLQLA, encoded by the coding sequence ATGAAATACGACTCCCATATCGAGCATCCCGACGTCATTCTCATCGGCAGCGGCATCATGTCCGCCAATCTTGGGGCGATGCTGAAGAGGCTGGAGCCGAAACTTTCCATCCAGGTCTATGAGGCGACGGAAGAGCTGGCCCAGGAGAGTTCGCATGGCTGGAACAATGCTGGCACCGGCCATGCCGGAATCTGTGAACTCAGCTACACGCCCAAGCGTGATGCGGACGGTTCGGTGAACGTCCAGAAGCTGATCGAAATCTTTGCGCAGTTCGAGCAGTCCAAGCAGTTCTGGAGCAACGCCGTGGCCAGTGGCATGATTTCCGGGCCCAAGGAGTTCATCAACCCGGTTCCCCATCTCAGCTTCGTGCATGGGCAGGAGATGGTCGATTTTCTGCGGGACCGATACGAGGGCATGGCCGCCCACCACTTTTTCCGCGGCATCGAGTACTCGACTGACCGTGAGACCATCGCGAGATGGGCACCTTTGTTGATGGATGGCCGAGGAAGTGAGCCGGTGGCAGCCACGAAGATGGACAATGGGACGGATGTGAACTTTGGAGCCATCGCCCGGAAGTTGCTGAACTGGCTGGGTGCCCAGGACCGTTGTGGGATTGCTTCAAACCACCGGGTCACGGACATGAAACGTGGGGCCTCGGGCTGGACGCTGGAGATTAAAGACCTCGCTACTGGCCGGGTTCGCACCAATGACGCCCGGTTCGTGTTTGTAGGCGCGGGAGGCGGGAGCTTGCCCTTGTTGCAAAAGTCGGGAATTGCGGAGGCCAAGGGGCTGGGAGGTTTTCCCATCGGTGGGCAATGGTTGATTTGTGAGAATCCAGAGGTCGTGCGGCGTCACCAGGCCAAGGTGTATGGTCAGCCGCTGGATGCCGCGCCCACCATGGCGGTGCCTCACCTGGACACTCGGATGTTGGACGGCAAGAAGACGTTGCTGTTCGGGCCGTTTGCCGCCTGGACCACCAAGTTCCTGCACAAGAAGGGAAGCCGCCTGGATCTGCCCGGCTCCATTCGACCGGACAATCTCTTCACTTTGATGAACGTCGGGCTGCACAACTTGAGTCTGGTGAAGTACCTGGTGCAGCAGGGGACCCAGAGCATGCAGGATCGTTTGGATGTCCTTCACGTCTTCTATCCAGCGGCCCGAGAGCAGGACTGGAAACTCATTGATGCAGGAATCCGGGTGCAGGCGATCAAGAAGACCGATGGCAAGGCCGGAATCGTCCACTATGGCACGGAGGTGATCACCAGTGATGATCTCAGTCTTTCTGCCTTGCTGGGTGCCTCGCCGGGTGCCTCCGTCTCCGTCAATATCGTGTTGGAGGTTGTGAAAAAGTGCTTTCCTCACCTGCTGGACACTCCTGAAGGCAGCCGACGCATGAGCGAGTTGATCCCCACCTGGCACCTGGATGTCCGGAAGCCGGAGTTGGCAGGACGGTTCCACGAGATTCGCCGGGAAGTGGATGGGACATTGCAGCTGGCTTGA
- a CDS encoding GMC oxidoreductase, translating to MALLTDRKTQPQYDVIVVGSGAGGGMAALQLSLNGMKVLMLEAGRNYEPMKETPMFNTPEMAPLRGDRTPDRFFGYYDATVGGGWQVPGEPYTNKPGTEGSFWWWRSRMLGGRTNHWGRISLRFGEHDFIPKSRDGLGYDWPIRYGDIAPWYDKTEMLIGVYGENCGIENAPDSSPGVLQPAPKPRVGDLLARKAGKKVGVPIVAARRAVLTKPMNGPKIAKELFPNNPKAQEIMGTDMSMRAPCFWATDCIRGCSIRANFQSTTVLIPPALQTGNLDIITDAMVREVIVGKDGRATGVHYIDKVTRKDAVAKARVVILAASTCETTRILMNSKGKDANGLANASGQLGKNLMDSVGTNLGAHIPALENLPPFNEDGAGGIHVYTPWWLVRDHNKLGFARGYHIEMGGGRRMPSVGSLGVLDGKSPGVYGTKLKEDARRYYGASFGFSGRGEMVPNKDCYCELDPSVVDQWGIPVLRFHWKWSDHEIKQAEHMQQTFAELIELMGGTAKPKSGRDAIQRPGEIIHEVGTARMGPDEATSIANQYCQTWEVKNLFLMDGSVLPSNPDKNPTLTILALAWRGSEYLMEEMKRGNI from the coding sequence ATGGCACTCCTCACGGATCGCAAGACTCAACCACAATATGATGTTATCGTCGTCGGCTCCGGTGCGGGCGGCGGGATGGCCGCCCTGCAGCTCAGCCTAAACGGCATGAAGGTGTTGATGCTCGAAGCCGGGCGCAACTACGAGCCCATGAAGGAGACGCCGATGTTCAACACACCGGAGATGGCCCCCCTGAGAGGTGACCGCACACCCGACCGGTTCTTTGGCTACTACGACGCCACGGTAGGCGGCGGCTGGCAGGTGCCTGGAGAGCCGTACACAAACAAACCCGGGACAGAGGGATCTTTTTGGTGGTGGCGCTCCCGTATGCTCGGAGGCCGCACCAACCACTGGGGCCGCATCTCCCTCCGGTTTGGTGAACATGATTTCATCCCCAAGTCTCGCGATGGTCTGGGCTATGACTGGCCCATCCGGTACGGCGACATCGCTCCGTGGTATGACAAGACGGAGATGCTCATCGGGGTGTACGGCGAAAACTGTGGCATTGAAAATGCTCCCGACTCCTCACCAGGGGTGCTACAGCCTGCGCCGAAACCTCGCGTGGGTGATCTGCTGGCCCGCAAGGCAGGCAAAAAAGTAGGAGTGCCCATCGTCGCCGCCCGCCGCGCGGTACTGACCAAGCCCATGAACGGGCCCAAGATCGCGAAGGAACTCTTCCCCAACAATCCCAAGGCGCAGGAAATCATGGGCACGGACATGTCCATGCGGGCACCGTGCTTCTGGGCCACAGATTGTATCCGCGGCTGCTCGATCCGGGCCAACTTCCAGAGCACCACGGTGCTCATCCCACCTGCCCTGCAGACCGGGAATCTGGACATCATTACGGACGCCATGGTGCGCGAAGTCATCGTGGGCAAAGACGGTCGCGCCACCGGAGTCCACTACATTGACAAAGTGACCCGCAAGGATGCTGTGGCCAAAGCCAGGGTCGTCATCCTTGCCGCCAGCACCTGCGAGACCACCCGCATCCTCATGAATTCCAAGGGGAAGGATGCCAACGGCCTGGCCAACGCTAGCGGGCAGCTGGGCAAGAACCTCATGGACAGCGTGGGCACCAATCTGGGGGCGCACATTCCCGCTCTGGAAAACCTGCCGCCCTTCAACGAAGACGGCGCTGGCGGCATCCACGTGTACACCCCGTGGTGGCTGGTTCGCGATCACAACAAGCTCGGGTTCGCCCGCGGCTACCACATTGAGATGGGCGGCGGACGCCGCATGCCCAGCGTGGGCAGCCTGGGTGTGCTGGACGGCAAATCCCCCGGGGTCTATGGAACCAAGCTCAAAGAAGATGCCCGCCGTTACTACGGTGCCAGCTTTGGCTTCTCCGGTCGCGGCGAGATGGTCCCCAACAAGGACTGCTACTGCGAACTGGATCCATCTGTGGTGGATCAATGGGGCATCCCGGTGCTGCGCTTCCACTGGAAGTGGAGCGATCACGAGATCAAGCAGGCCGAACACATGCAACAGACTTTTGCCGAGCTCATTGAGCTCATGGGCGGCACCGCCAAGCCCAAATCCGGCCGCGATGCCATCCAGCGCCCTGGTGAGATCATTCACGAAGTGGGCACCGCCCGCATGGGACCGGACGAAGCCACCAGCATCGCCAACCAGTACTGCCAGACCTGGGAGGTGAAGAACCTCTTCCTCATGGACGGGTCCGTACTCCCCTCGAACCCGGACAAAAATCCAACGCTCACCATCCTGGCCCTCGCATGGCGCGGCAGTGAGTACCTCATGGAGGAGATGAAGCGCGGCAACATCTAG
- the leuA gene encoding 2-isopropylmalate synthase, whose protein sequence is MFVPASQKYSPFPAIDLPGRQWPSRVMTHAPRWCSVDLRDGNQALAAPMNVSQKLEMFDALVRCGFKEIEVGFPSASNTEFAFNRRLIEDGRIPDDVTVQVLVQAREDLIEKTVQSLIGAKKVIIHLYNSTSPAQRRYVFGMEKEDILKMAVRGAQMIKERLPRLEGADVSLQYSPESFSATEVEFAKEISEAVIDVWQPTPERKMILNLPDTVEVAMPNVYADQIEWIATNIRNRESLVISLHTHNDRGTGTAATELGLLAGADRVEGTLFGNGERTGNLDIVQVAMNLYMHGIDPGLDFSNLNALREVYERCTGMSVPPRHPYSGELVFTAFSGSHQDAIKKGLTGWEKKGGVWDVPYLTIDPKDIGREYREVIRVNSQSGKGGVAYLLEAEFGIELPKDLQREFGPLANDEVDRLGREVTASELKTMFWNEYIEREQPYSLKHFHADGTTGVFRCRASVFQKGQEVEVTGEGNGPIAAFVDGLVKSGAPAFEIATYREQSLSEGTGASALSFIQIKLAGGKHVWGAGVDTNIELASIKAVLSAVNRAMK, encoded by the coding sequence ATGTTTGTCCCTGCTTCTCAAAAGTACAGTCCCTTTCCCGCCATCGATCTGCCCGGCAGACAGTGGCCTTCGCGAGTCATGACTCATGCACCCCGCTGGTGCAGTGTGGATCTGCGCGATGGCAACCAGGCCCTGGCGGCACCCATGAACGTCTCCCAGAAACTGGAGATGTTCGATGCCCTCGTGAGGTGTGGTTTCAAGGAGATCGAAGTGGGTTTCCCCTCCGCCTCCAACACGGAGTTTGCCTTCAATCGCCGACTGATTGAAGACGGTCGGATTCCGGACGACGTGACCGTCCAGGTGCTGGTGCAGGCGCGTGAGGATCTGATTGAAAAGACGGTCCAGTCTTTGATCGGGGCGAAGAAGGTCATCATTCACCTGTATAACTCCACTTCGCCGGCGCAGCGCCGCTATGTCTTTGGCATGGAGAAGGAGGACATCTTGAAAATGGCGGTGCGCGGAGCGCAAATGATCAAGGAGCGCCTGCCCCGCCTGGAGGGAGCAGATGTCTCGTTGCAGTATTCTCCTGAGAGTTTCAGTGCGACAGAGGTGGAATTCGCCAAGGAGATCTCCGAGGCGGTGATTGATGTGTGGCAGCCCACGCCGGAGCGTAAGATGATTCTGAACCTGCCGGATACGGTGGAAGTCGCCATGCCCAATGTCTATGCCGACCAGATCGAATGGATCGCCACCAACATTCGCAATCGCGAATCTCTGGTCATCAGTCTGCATACCCACAATGACCGTGGCACTGGTACTGCGGCGACCGAGCTGGGATTGCTGGCAGGCGCGGATCGCGTAGAAGGCACTCTGTTTGGCAATGGTGAGCGGACGGGCAATCTGGATATCGTTCAGGTCGCGATGAACCTCTACATGCATGGCATTGATCCAGGGCTGGACTTCTCCAACCTGAATGCCCTGCGCGAAGTTTATGAGCGATGCACCGGCATGTCAGTGCCGCCCCGCCATCCGTATTCGGGAGAACTGGTATTCACCGCCTTCAGCGGTTCCCATCAAGATGCCATCAAGAAAGGCCTGACCGGTTGGGAGAAGAAGGGCGGCGTCTGGGACGTCCCTTATTTGACCATTGATCCGAAGGACATCGGTCGTGAGTATCGCGAGGTGATCCGGGTAAACAGCCAGAGTGGCAAAGGCGGGGTCGCCTACTTGCTGGAGGCTGAGTTCGGCATCGAGCTGCCAAAAGATTTGCAGCGGGAATTTGGCCCGTTGGCCAACGATGAGGTGGATCGTCTGGGGCGCGAAGTGACCGCGAGCGAACTCAAGACCATGTTCTGGAACGAGTATATCGAGAGGGAGCAGCCCTACTCTCTGAAACACTTCCATGCGGATGGCACCACGGGTGTATTCCGCTGCCGTGCCAGCGTCTTCCAGAAGGGGCAGGAGGTGGAGGTTACGGGAGAGGGCAATGGTCCTATCGCAGCGTTTGTGGACGGCCTGGTCAAAAGTGGCGCCCCCGCCTTTGAGATCGCAACCTACCGTGAGCAGTCTCTGAGCGAAGGCACTGGTGCCAGTGCGTTGTCTTTCATCCAGATCAAGCTGGCTGGCGGCAAACACGTCTGGGGAGCAGGGGTGGACACCAATATCGAATTGGCCTCCATCAAAGCAGTGCTCAGCGCGGTGAACCGTGCGATGAAATAA
- a CDS encoding gluconate 2-dehydrogenase subunit 3 family protein — MSDNRAPLSRRDALKWFAGTAAGTAAAPDVLAAPNETEPSPPAISTRSPIYDPDYMKPAVYPWTKLFSPEELNTTKVLADIILPKDNLGPAASEVGVHDFINEWCSAPYDDKKDDCDVIRGGLGWLNTESFRRFEKTFVELTAAQQTAIVDDICDHTTAKPQYKIGVSFFRLFRKLTLGGYYTHSATWKQLGYVGNISLPGDYPGVPQEVIKMLGLEDVA, encoded by the coding sequence ATGTCTGACAACCGCGCCCCCCTTTCCCGCCGCGACGCCCTGAAGTGGTTTGCCGGCACCGCAGCCGGTACTGCCGCAGCCCCAGACGTGCTGGCCGCTCCCAATGAGACGGAACCTTCGCCTCCGGCAATCTCCACCCGCAGTCCGATCTACGACCCGGACTACATGAAGCCTGCGGTCTATCCGTGGACCAAACTCTTCTCCCCCGAGGAGCTGAACACCACCAAGGTCCTCGCCGACATCATCCTGCCCAAGGACAACCTCGGCCCGGCGGCCAGCGAGGTGGGCGTGCATGACTTCATCAACGAATGGTGCAGCGCCCCCTATGACGACAAGAAGGACGACTGCGATGTGATTCGCGGCGGCCTCGGCTGGCTCAATACCGAAAGCTTCCGCCGGTTTGAAAAGACCTTCGTGGAGCTCACTGCCGCCCAACAAACCGCCATCGTGGATGACATCTGCGATCACACCACCGCCAAGCCGCAGTACAAGATCGGTGTTAGCTTCTTCCGTCTCTTCCGCAAGCTGACCCTGGGCGGGTACTACACCCACAGCGCCACTTGGAAACAATTGGGCTACGTGGGGAACATCAGCCTTCCCGGCGACTACCCTGGCGTACCCCAGGAGGTCATCAAGATGCTGGGGCTGGAAGACGTGGCCTAA
- a CDS encoding helix-turn-helix domain-containing protein, producing MTATGQAELRQQGVVVVPFMDSVRMDPERLQPHYHEFFQIFILQGQAQVMHDFQEYRVSGNTLVFLSPGQVHTVRPSDNLGGTTLSFSQEFFDLRSTPPSVLYDYPFFFSVDVAALLQIPDGDSDGILPLVPLLQSEFDAALPDAADAMRSILRLFLVRVNRLYARLHPHKEASRAGQLVRHFLLSVEQRFKEITTVGGYAEILGVSANHLNDIVHEQTGRSAGDIIRQRRLLDAKRLLLHSDLSVSEIGYDLGFHDPSYFSRFFRRYAGSAPESFRDQIREKYH from the coding sequence ATGACCGCAACAGGTCAGGCCGAACTGCGACAGCAGGGCGTGGTGGTCGTGCCTTTCATGGACTCGGTGCGCATGGATCCCGAGCGGCTCCAGCCCCACTACCACGAGTTCTTCCAAATCTTCATTCTGCAAGGACAGGCGCAGGTGATGCATGATTTCCAGGAATACCGGGTGAGCGGCAATACCCTTGTCTTCCTAAGTCCAGGTCAGGTGCACACCGTTCGTCCCAGTGACAATTTGGGAGGCACCACCCTTTCGTTCTCCCAGGAGTTCTTCGATCTCCGGTCCACGCCGCCGAGCGTCCTGTACGACTACCCGTTCTTCTTCTCGGTGGATGTCGCGGCGCTGCTACAGATTCCAGACGGAGATTCTGATGGTATTCTGCCGCTGGTTCCACTCTTGCAGTCTGAGTTTGACGCTGCGCTCCCGGACGCAGCAGACGCCATGCGTTCCATTCTGCGTCTTTTCCTGGTTCGGGTAAACCGGCTGTACGCACGGCTGCATCCCCATAAGGAGGCGTCACGGGCCGGACAACTGGTGCGGCACTTTCTTCTCTCCGTTGAACAGCGATTCAAAGAAATAACCACCGTGGGAGGTTATGCTGAAATTCTGGGCGTGAGCGCCAACCATCTCAACGACATCGTTCACGAGCAGACCGGACGGTCGGCCGGGGACATCATCCGCCAACGCCGCCTGCTGGATGCCAAACGCCTGCTGCTGCATTCCGACTTGAGCGTCTCCGAGATCGGCTACGACCTCGGCTTTCACGATCCCTCCTATTTCAGCCGCTTCTTCCGGAGGTATGCCGGCTCCGCTCCAGAATCCTTCAGAGACCAAATCCGAGAAAAGTACCACTGA
- a CDS encoding glycosyltransferase family 4 protein yields MKSVANPSTTATPSRLLYATSAGLGGAGLNTTSLEGVLASWRGGYLSRAICYANRQQEVPAGKVRSLQHHPVRLLSCLGSKDYYAAKKTYLDWHVARELRRGGYDFFHGWSGECFQSLVEARMRGVPSVMDVPTWHRNKGVVKPAETKTEREARLKDRGWRDWRKHLHATRLHNLAEYDLASILLMPSRKSAETFLVAGIPERKLQYVGRGVDLARYRPAEAPPEVFRVGFVGALIQRKGVHHLIEAWKRLRLHDAELVLVGSVHEEIKPFLHGAEEAGVRVVGFTSSVQDELRRCAVFAFPSECEGFAKSTLEAAACGLPLIATRESGDAIVDQETGLLIPPNNVDALCAALEHAAKHRDALAEMGRKARALVEREFTWDHYRQRISAGYARAFAVGR; encoded by the coding sequence TTGAAGTCCGTCGCCAACCCATCCACCACTGCTACTCCTTCCCGATTGCTGTATGCCACCAGCGCAGGACTGGGCGGCGCGGGGTTGAACACGACTTCTCTGGAAGGGGTGTTGGCTTCGTGGCGGGGGGGATATCTGAGCAGGGCAATCTGCTATGCGAACCGCCAGCAGGAGGTGCCGGCGGGGAAAGTGAGATCGCTGCAACACCATCCTGTGCGGCTGCTCTCCTGTCTGGGAAGCAAGGACTACTATGCCGCCAAAAAGACCTATCTGGACTGGCACGTGGCGCGAGAGCTGCGGCGGGGTGGCTACGACTTCTTCCATGGTTGGAGCGGGGAGTGTTTCCAATCCCTGGTCGAGGCCCGTATGCGGGGGGTTCCCAGCGTCATGGATGTCCCCACCTGGCATCGGAACAAAGGGGTGGTGAAACCGGCCGAGACCAAAACGGAGCGTGAGGCGAGGTTGAAGGATCGGGGATGGCGTGACTGGCGGAAACACCTGCATGCCACCCGCCTGCACAATCTGGCAGAGTACGACCTTGCCAGCATCCTCCTCATGCCTTCACGGAAGTCTGCTGAGACTTTCCTGGTCGCGGGAATTCCGGAGCGGAAACTGCAGTATGTGGGACGCGGCGTGGATCTCGCCCGATATCGTCCTGCGGAGGCACCGCCCGAGGTGTTCCGAGTGGGATTCGTCGGAGCGCTGATTCAAAGAAAAGGCGTGCATCATCTGATTGAAGCCTGGAAAAGGCTTCGTCTCCATGATGCCGAACTGGTTCTGGTGGGCAGTGTGCACGAGGAAATAAAACCTTTCCTCCATGGGGCCGAGGAGGCGGGAGTGCGAGTGGTCGGCTTCACCTCCAGTGTGCAGGACGAGCTCCGCCGTTGCGCGGTGTTTGCCTTCCCCAGCGAGTGCGAGGGATTTGCCAAATCCACCCTCGAGGCGGCGGCTTGCGGCCTCCCGCTCATCGCCACACGCGAGTCTGGCGATGCCATCGTGGACCAGGAAACGGGGCTGCTCATCCCTCCCAACAACGTGGATGCCCTCTGTGCCGCGTTGGAGCACGCTGCCAAGCACCGGGATGCACTTGCCGAGATGGGCAGGAAGGCCCGTGCCCTGGTGGAGCGTGAGTTCACGTGGGATCACTACAGGCAGCGCATCTCGGCAGGATACGCCCGAGCGTTCGCAGTGGGACGCTGA